The nucleotide sequence CTCAGGTGTGTTTTCTTGAGGTTCAACCTTGTCCGCGCTAGATCTCTGAAACTAAAACCAAACACACATGAGAATCCATCTACACTAAACTAAAAGAAGAAATGTTATATCTTAGCACTGAAAAAGATGTACTACTGACAGAAAATTCAGAAGCCTGTCCTCCGTTATCAGAAACAGAAGCCCTTGGTGAAGAACCCTCTTCAGAACCTTCGTGAACAGGTGATGGTGGTTGCGGTGGAGCAACATAAGTAACTCTCAGCTTAGTCTCCTCAACCAGATACCCAGCCTCTTTGCTAAACTGCAAATTTTCATTATAGATTAATCAATTATccttacaaaaaataaattaaaaaaagggaAATGAAGTAGTAGTACCATCTCAGGAGTAACATCCTTGGCCGTGACACCAGGACTAGCAGTTACACCCTGGAGCAGAAACTTGTCCTTGCACTGCATATCCGAAGGAGCTTCCTTTTGAGCTTGCATTGTCACTACacaaaacaccaaaacaaaagaataaatatatcgAAAGGAGCTTTATTCTTCTTCACGAGAGAGAGAACAACGAACCAAGAACTTCACAAGTGGACCGTGGAAGAACAACTCCAGTGTTAGGCCTAACGCAATACTTCTTCGGATTCGTTGTCttaacctttaaaaaaaaaacgagaagcGAAACACGAGATCAAAAACAACACAAACCACAATCTGGAAATgttagtaatataatataatcACACCTTAAAGGCGACATGATTGTCGGTCTTGTTGGTCAAGTACAGAGAGCATGAGATCTGCTTCCTCAATTCAACTACATCATAGAAGAACAAGATCACGATTAATCATCATTAACACCGTAACTCAGAGAGGAAAGATCTAGATCTGGTCCCGACAAGAAGAGAGACATGTCCGAAAAGAAGCTTACATGGGAATTGAAGGTCGAGAGGCTCGACGGAGAGAAGCTCGCTGTTACTCATCCCGATCAAGATCGCCGGAGATTCTTCCCGTGACCggttcagagagagagagagagagagagagaccaccAGTCCGTcgatcaagagagagagagggacatCGCTATTTGTCTTGTTCTGTCTCAAGGGTATTATTGTCTTTTCcatagatgttttttttttaaataaggaGCGTTTGTCACGTGGCTCTCACGTGTCAAAGCCAGTCGCATCTTCGGTACGTTTGCTGTTATGttcgtttttcttttttcttttttccttccCGCTTCTTCTCCTAAACACAAGGGATGGTCCAAAGAgcatattaataatttaactaCGGCAATGAAATAACTATCTATCTTTACATAGAAGCAATAGATTCTGCTTGATGCATACAGatgaatataaaaaatatgtttttgctaTTATCACCAAcaataaaaactatataataaaatagttacaTATCCTTTTGGAAGAAACATAACTATCTATCTTTACTTAGAAGTAACAGATGATTCTGGTTGCTGATTAGTTGCTGTTGTTCGAGATGTATACCCAGCAAACCAAGCAACTCTCATGAGCTGCATCCCCAATATCAACACCCACCAAGACACAAGCCCACGTATCATATGAACCACCCAAACCGGCGCGTTCACCTCCGCGCTTAGCTTCAACCCTCTCATCAGCTGCAAAACCCGGTACGCCTCGTAGACAACCGGCGTCACTAGCCACACCGGTGACTGCCAACTCCACGTGAGGATCTCCGTCAACGTCTGCACCGCGAGGAGGATGAAGTACGGCAAGAGGAGAACAGCTGAGGAGATAAAAGGAAGCTCCGGTTGAAGCGAACCGAGTAAACCGGTTTGGGATCCGAAGAGGAGTAGCGTTGGGACGAGAAACCCGGTTAAGAGCGCGAAAACATTCCAGAACTTGTAGCTAAACGGTGGTTTGCTCTTGCAGGACAGTGACGGATCCTTAGGACGGGCGCAAGAGTCAGCCATTAGCAAGAAAAGGGTTGCTCCGAGGTTGAAAATGCAGTCCAAACCGATCAATGAAAGCACGCTAACCACGTTGGAACCGACGAAAACCGATGATAATGGTAGCCACAGTGTAGGTGCCATGCCGCTTGTGAGTAGAACAGATGGACCTAAAAGCCATATCGGCCATTTAAAAACCTGAGCTTGCTGGTGAGAGTTAGTAGTAGTCTGCTCCTCCTCTGCAGATTCTGATACAATAGAATCGAACACATTTGAGGTTTTCTCTAATACTATGTTACCAGCTTCTTGTGCAGAGGAACGGATGAAAGGAGATGGTTCCCACTGAGACATCTTTGTGCATAAGACAcggagatgatgagaagagcCGGTCTTTAGGTTGTGTATCATCTTGGGGTTCTTGAGGCGGATTCTTGGAGTTGTAATGCATAGAGACTTGGTGAGAGACACCATTCCTTGGCTCACCATTGAAGTCTCAACTATCTGCTTAACATAAACCCACTGAACATTTCAAAATCACACAAAGCAAACAACTTTACGATAATTAAAGTCAACTCAATATAAGTAAGAATCACAACCTGTAAGTAAAATAGTTATATCACTTTAAGTATTCAATTAACGAGTAAGGATCTTGAATAAGTTTCATTGGATTAGATTAAAGACACGAATTTTAGGTTTCTTACTAGTGGCTTTCAGCATAAAGGAGAAGGATTGATCAAATTGAAACCGGTTATCAAATCTATACCGATCCTCAGGAAGAGCAAACCGGAAACATTTAAGGAAATCAAAGAAGAGGTCGGATAAATTAAAACTCACCGGCGAATCGAAGAACGGTAAAGATCCCTAGATTGTTTGGTAgctatttttctttttcgtcTCCGGGGAGAAGTTCTGGAAACAGACAGTAACAGAGGTGTCTGGATGCAAAATGTCGGAACAGAAACACAAAGTGTCGGCCCATCTTGTTATACTTGACGTGTGTAGACAGACAGCTTGCATAATGGGCCCATCTTGTTATAAAGCCCAATACATATCTATAGAGAGCCTAGTAACCCATTTCAATCTATTTTTTAGTATATGGTTTCCCTTTCTAATATAATGTTGTTAACTGGAACTTGTTATAGGTTATGGAGATAGATATGTGGTAAGTAAAAGTCACTTTTTGAAGTTCTTTTCTCTAGAATctaaataaaacaattgaagTTAGGAAAAGCACAAGAGGGAGCACTGAAAGCACATTAACTACAGAAGAAAATTAAATGCAGTAGACTTGAGCTCTCAAGCCTGGTGCATTGAGTCAGAAAGTCACTTTAATCACGCCCAACCACACATCTTTTCTTTGTGCTTCTCTGTTTTAAACCACACCCAATGTCAATGTGATTTGTCCTCTTTGTTTGCTTCTATtgttatcaattttttaaaaaatatttataacaaaaaaagtatatatatatatatatatatatatatttatataaactgaGTTATcagataaataaaataagaagaatagggTTTAGTCTTACCTGAGCATGAGTGCTTGTCCAATCAATAGCAACAAAATTGTGAAGTAAGCCATAAGTTGAGTAGACCAAGCTAGTTCTTCAACTTTATAATCGTGTTTACTTTACATATTTCTTGTTGAATGTTTGGGTTTGCTTTTGCTTTATTCTTTTCACAGGCGAATATTAGTGAAGGTTAGTGTCAGTCTCAGGATCTTTCTTACCAACGGCTGGCATCAAATGGGCTCACAGGTTTAGACATAGAAGATGCAGCTATTAAAAAAAGTGGTTTTTATTTACTACTACTATTTAACTCTACGGTTTTTTTCAAATCCATTCACTATATTTTTCAACTTCAAACACTTTAATGCctccaaattttgaaaaatgatcATATCAGATTGAATGGTTTCAGGAGACTAATTTAACCAAATCCCAAGTCATTAGTCTTACCAAAGAAAATTAGTGTGAGATTAGTCAAGCTTGCAATAACTTGGATACAACCACTCTTGATCACAATGTGTTGGATTCTATTGGGCGGTGAAAGttagtggggggggggggggggggggggggggggtttcgCTTCAAGTCCTAAGTAAAGAATAAAGTATACTCAAGGAATAATTCTACATTTGTGGTAGACCAAACGCAACTCTACCCATGCAACCAAGTCTTTTATACCACTTTgaactaaataattataaaatgtacTAAAACTTTTCAAGAGCCTTGGCTAACTCTAATTCAAAGCTAAACGGTATAAGTCAAGTGGGCACAATTAGAAGTAGTAGCTTTCATTAACTGAGTAGAAGCAAGAAGTTATATAATTCAACATACATGTACATAAAAAGTCTATAAAGTAAACTACTAATTTGAATGTTCTTCGATTGATATGGTCAGGCGAACAAGACGTGAGGCCAATACGAAACAAGAACCGGCGTTAGAACATGTGAAACTAGCCTCCCTTGCAGTTAActtaaaacaaacatttttatataacaataataataatagtttttaaaattttttttttaaagattcaaactttatgAAAATTTGGACGACCCGAATCACGCAAAGTCTGCTACCTTTTATCTTCCTCGGTTGGTGCAGGAAAATTAAGATCTAGCATCCTCTGTTTCACTGACTCTGTTCGACGTACTTGATGATGATTTACAGACAAGTTCCCTAGTCCGTGTGATCTCTTATGACCACCAAGTGCTTGTCCTGACGCGAAAACTCTTAAACAAATCGGACATTCATGgatcctcttctcttcaacaaCAACTACACTATCGTACTCTATTTTGTTTGAAACtctgttcttcttgtggcttgCTCTATGCCCACCTAATGCTTGATAAGATTTAAACACTTTCCCACATGTCTCGCACGTGAATCTCCCTTTCGTCGTCGTTGCTCGATTCATCTTGCTCGAGTTGTTGTCGATCTCTTCCGCTACTTCTTTAGTACTACTACTAgttttgttgttcttcttcttcttcttccatttgTCTCTTGAGAGCATCATGAGACAAAAGGCGAGATCTTCCTCCGTCGTTGTATCAGAAGCTGAGCTGTGACGAGGCTCGGGCTCGGTCTTGTAACCGAGTTGACTCGTTTTCATCTTCTTTGAAGCGAACGAGTCTAGCTTCCGAGTTCGCTTGGATCGTTTCCGTGTCAGGTTAGTAACATTCCTCTGGTCGTCATCCATGGTTGGATGCTTCTCCTCTCTCAAcccatttctctttctctctacttcgtgagaggaagaagaagaagaagaaacatcgGACTCAGAATCATCACTGAGTTGACTCGGCCTTGCCTCTTCCTCAATGCAAAAGTTGTGAAGACTTAGCATGTGACCACCTAAAGCTCTTTCGTTGACGAAGCTCTTAAAGCAAAACTTGCACTTGTAGCTCTCCATCTTCAATAGCGAATACAGAGTTCAAGAAGTAGAAGGAGAACAAAAGGTGGAATCTACAAGCATTCCTCTCCACCAATAAGATTAATGTATTTGtaagaatattataaataaaaactaaaaacaactaaattaaattttactgTTTAACAAAACTTAATTAAATTTCGATCTGGAAAAACGGAAAGtgtaagaaaataaatctaattaaagCTTATGCATGAAGTTGAAGAAGCGACAATGTAACATTGCGAGCCTTGCCCGTTTCTGCTAATATTTTTCTTGAATATTCCGGTCTAACtttcttttcaaaatttgtCATTATAAAATTTTCTGCTCACCAGAAATAGCTgcttttaactatttttaagttcgttaaaaaaaacttttatattttcgcttaaaataaatta is from Brassica napus cultivar Da-Ae chromosome A4, Da-Ae, whole genome shotgun sequence and encodes:
- the LOC106408035 gene encoding vesicle-associated protein 1-1-like isoform X2, yielding MEKTIIPLRQNKTNSDVPLSLLIDGLVVSLSLSLSLNRSREESPAILIGMSNSELLSVEPLDLQFPFELRKQISCSLYLTNKTDNHVAFKVKTTNPKKYCVRPNTGVVLPRSTCEVLVTMQAQKEAPSDMQCKDKFLLQGVTASPGVTAKDVTPEMFSKEAGYLVEETKLRVTYVAPPQPPSPVHEGSEEGSSPRASVSDNGGQASEFSRSSADKVEPQENTPEARALITKLTEEKQSAIQLNNKLQRELDQLRRDSKRSQSGIPLMYVLLVGLIGLILGYIMKRT
- the LOC106408035 gene encoding vesicle-associated protein 1-1-like isoform X1; translated protein: MEKTIIPLRQNKTNSDVPLSLLIDGLVVSLSLSLSLNRSREESPAILIGMSNSELLSVEPLDLQFPFELRKQISCSLYLTNKTDNHVAFKVKTTNPKKYCVRPNTGVVLPRSTCEVLVTMQAQKEAPSDMQCKDKFLLQGVTASPGVTAKDVTPEMFSKEAGYLVEETKLRVTYVAPPQPPSPVHEGSEEGSSPRASVSDNGGQASEFSFQRSSADKVEPQENTPEARALITKLTEEKQSAIQLNNKLQRELDQLRRDSKRSQSGIPLMYVLLVGLIGLILGYIMKRT
- the LOC106406944 gene encoding uncharacterized protein LOC106406944, with the translated sequence MVSQGMVSLTKSLCITTPRIRLKNPKMIHNLKTGSSHHLRVLCTKMSQWEPSPFIRSSAQEAGNIVLEKTSNVFDSIVSESAEEEQTTTNSHQQAQVFKWPIWLLGPSVLLTSGMAPTLWLPLSSVFVGSNVVSVLSLIGLDCIFNLGATLFLLMADSCARPKDPSLSCKSKPPFSYKFWNVFALLTGFLVPTLLLFGSQTGLLGSLQPELPFISSAVLLLPYFILLAVQTLTEILTWSWQSPVWLVTPVVYEAYRVLQLMRGLKLSAEVNAPVWVVHMIRGLVSWWVLILGMQLMRVAWFAGYTSRTTATNQQPESSVTSK
- the LOC106409782 gene encoding zinc finger protein ZAT9-like; translated protein: MESYKCKFCFKSFVNERALGGHMLSLHNFCIEEEARPSQLSDDSESDVSSSSSSSHEVERKRNGLREEKHPTMDDDQRNVTNLTRKRSKRTRKLDSFASKKMKTSQLGYKTEPEPRHSSASDTTTEEDLAFCLMMLSRDKWKKKKKNNKTSSSTKEVAEEIDNNSSKMNRATTTKGRFTCETCGKVFKSYQALGGHRASHKKNRVSNKIEYDSVVVVEEKRIHECPICLRVFASGQALGGHKRSHGLGNLSVNHHQVRRTESVKQRMLDLNFPAPTEEDKR